One Cryptomeria japonica chromosome 9, Sugi_1.0, whole genome shotgun sequence genomic window carries:
- the LOC131077835 gene encoding universal stress protein A-like protein, translating to MAAQTEQEEEPVVNIVVAVDESQESMRACEWACHHLLSANPNARHSYNFTLLHVQSPACVSSGPAYILNSEVLHLLEYDELRNTQKSLKRALDICSYYDVKAETHVVIEEPKKKICEAAHKLGAIFLVMGSHGRGPFLRAIMGSVSDYCSQNATCPVVVVNKKVL from the exons ATGGCCGCCCAAACGGAGCAGGAAGAGGAGCCTGTGGTGAATATTGTGGTTGCAGTGGATGAGAGCCAAGAGAGTATGCGAGCCTGTGAATGGGCGTGTCACCATCTTTTGTCTGCTAACCCAAATGCCCGCCACTCCTATAATTTCACTCTCCTTCATGTTCAATCTCCTGCTTGTGTTTCATCTGGCCCAG CTTACATCTTGAACAGTGAGGTGCTTCATCTTCTGGAATATGATGAACTTAGAAATACCCAAAAGTCATTGAAGCGAGCTCTGGATATCTGTAGTTATTATGATGTTAAGGCAGAAACCCATGTTGTAattgaggaaccaaagaagaagatctgTGAAGCTGCTCACAAGTTGGGAGCAATTTTTCTGGTAATGGGTAGCCATGGCCGTGGTCCTTTTCTCAG AGCAATCATGGGAAGTGTGAGTGATTACTGCTCACAGAATGCCACATGCCCTGTTGTTGTTGTGAACAAAAAGGTTTTGTAA